From Pseudoalteromonas sp. DL-6, one genomic window encodes:
- the rpmE gene encoding 50S ribosomal protein L31, with protein sequence MKEGIHPKYEVISATCSCGNKFETRSTLCKDIHLDVCSACHPFYTGKQKILDTGGRVDRFNKRFGALSSKK encoded by the coding sequence ATGAAAGAAGGTATTCACCCTAAGTACGAAGTAATTTCTGCAACTTGTTCATGCGGAAACAAATTCGAAACTCGTTCTACTTTGTGTAAAGACATTCACTTAGACGTATGTTCTGCGTGTCACCCGTTTTACACTGGTAAGCAAAAGATTTTAGACACTGGCGGCCGTGTTGATCGCTTCAACAAGCGCTTCGGTGCACTTAGCAGCAAAAAATAA
- a CDS encoding gamma-butyrobetaine hydroxylase-like domain-containing protein codes for MKQVTKVHYHSVSKNLDVFFDDHSEATFSTEFLRVHSPSAEVQGHGSEPMKLVLNKQTVGMKSITPVGHYALRLEFDDGHNSGLFSWQYLAKLQAEHTKLWDTYLERVKQHENNKDSVPIKFVP; via the coding sequence ATGAAACAAGTAACTAAAGTGCACTATCATAGTGTGAGTAAAAATTTAGATGTGTTCTTTGATGATCATTCAGAGGCAACCTTCAGTACTGAGTTTTTACGGGTTCACTCTCCCTCAGCCGAGGTGCAAGGCCATGGCTCTGAGCCTATGAAGTTAGTACTTAATAAACAAACAGTGGGCATGAAAAGCATTACACCCGTAGGACATTATGCGTTGCGTTTAGAGTTTGACGACGGGCATAACAGCGGGTTGTTTAGCTGGCAATATTTGGCTAAATTACAAGCCGAACATACTAAGTTGTGGGACACTTATTTAGAACGTGTTAAACAACATGAAAATAACAAAGACAGCGTACCAATAAAGTTTGTTCCTTAA
- the hslU gene encoding HslU--HslV peptidase ATPase subunit, with protein sequence MSDMTPREIVHELDQHIIGQAKAKKAVAIALRNRWRRMQLNEDLRAEVTPKNILMIGPTGVGKTEIARRLAKLANAPFIKVEATKFTEVGYVGKEVETIIRDLVDVSIKMTREQQTKKFKHRAEEAAEERILDVLLPPVKDQYGEVQRDESSSTRQSFRKKLREGQLDDKEIDIDLAQAQPNVEIMAPPGMEEMTNQLQGMFQNMGGDKRTKRKLKIKEAFKLLTEEEAGKLVNPEELKEQAIFAVEQNGIVFIDEIDKICKRGEASGPDVSREGVQRDLLPLIEGSTVNTKHGMVKTDHMLFIASGAFQMSKPSDMIPELQGRLPIRVELEALTADDFKRILTEPHASLTEQQRELLKTEQVAIEFSDDAIERIAKAAWQVNEKTENIGARRLHTVMERLMEEISYDASEKAGSSLVIDAAYVEKHLGALVEDEDLSRFIL encoded by the coding sequence ATGTCTGATATGACCCCAAGAGAAATTGTTCATGAGCTTGACCAGCATATTATTGGTCAAGCAAAAGCAAAAAAAGCGGTTGCTATTGCCCTTCGTAATCGCTGGCGCCGTATGCAGTTAAACGAAGATTTACGTGCCGAAGTAACACCAAAGAATATTTTAATGATTGGCCCTACAGGCGTAGGTAAAACGGAAATTGCGCGTCGTTTAGCAAAACTAGCTAATGCCCCCTTTATTAAAGTGGAAGCCACTAAATTTACCGAAGTGGGTTATGTAGGCAAAGAAGTTGAAACTATCATTCGTGATTTAGTCGACGTTTCAATCAAAATGACCCGTGAACAACAAACCAAAAAGTTTAAACACCGTGCAGAAGAAGCGGCTGAAGAGCGCATTTTAGATGTATTACTGCCTCCAGTGAAAGATCAGTATGGTGAAGTTCAGCGCGATGAAAGCTCATCGACACGCCAATCGTTTCGTAAAAAATTACGCGAAGGCCAGCTAGATGACAAAGAAATTGATATTGATTTAGCGCAAGCTCAACCGAATGTTGAAATTATGGCTCCTCCTGGTATGGAAGAAATGACCAACCAGTTACAGGGCATGTTTCAAAATATGGGTGGTGATAAACGAACTAAACGTAAGCTTAAAATTAAAGAAGCGTTTAAATTACTTACCGAAGAAGAAGCCGGTAAATTAGTTAATCCTGAAGAATTAAAAGAGCAGGCAATTTTTGCGGTAGAGCAAAACGGCATTGTGTTTATTGACGAAATCGACAAAATCTGTAAGCGCGGCGAAGCCTCAGGCCCAGATGTAAGCCGTGAAGGTGTGCAGCGTGATTTACTACCGCTTATTGAAGGCTCTACAGTTAACACTAAGCATGGCATGGTTAAAACTGATCACATGTTATTTATTGCCTCAGGTGCATTCCAAATGTCTAAACCATCAGACATGATCCCGGAGTTACAAGGCCGCTTACCTATTCGTGTTGAACTTGAAGCACTCACAGCCGATGACTTTAAACGCATTTTAACTGAGCCACACGCGTCACTTACGGAGCAACAACGCGAGCTACTCAAAACAGAGCAAGTCGCTATTGAATTTAGCGACGATGCAATTGAGCGTATTGCTAAAGCAGCATGGCAGGTTAATGAGAAAACCGAAAACATCGGTGCGCGTCGTTTACATACCGTTATGGAAAGGCTAATGGAAGAAATTTCATATGATGCTTCTGAAAAAGCCGGTTCAAGCCTTGTTATTGACGCCGCCTATGTTGAAAAACACTTAGGTGCACTGGTTGAAGATGAAGACTTAAGCCGCTTTATTCTTTAA
- the rraA gene encoding ribonuclease E activity regulator RraA, producing the protein MDYSTSDLCDHFADVVDVLEPMFINFGGRHSFGGRIKTVKCFENNELIRQLLSQDGTDQILLIDGGGSTRRALIDIELAELALENNWQGIIVYGALRHVDELEELDLGIQAIASIPVAADSEGAGESGIGVNFAGVSFFDDDFVYADSTGIVLSAEELELEIIEL; encoded by the coding sequence ATGGATTACAGCACTTCTGATTTATGCGACCACTTTGCTGATGTGGTTGACGTGCTTGAACCTATGTTCATCAACTTTGGTGGTCGACACAGCTTTGGTGGCCGCATTAAAACGGTAAAATGTTTTGAAAACAATGAACTGATCCGCCAATTACTTTCTCAAGATGGTACTGATCAGATTTTACTTATTGATGGTGGCGGCTCAACTCGCAGAGCATTAATTGATATTGAGCTGGCTGAGCTGGCACTTGAAAACAATTGGCAAGGCATTATTGTATATGGTGCATTACGTCACGTTGATGAGCTTGAAGAACTTGATTTAGGAATTCAAGCTATTGCATCAATTCCTGTTGCAGCAGACAGTGAAGGTGCGGGCGAAAGCGGTATAGGTGTTAATTTTGCTGGCGTATCATTTTTTGATGATGACTTTGTTTATGCTGACAGTACAGGTATTGTGCTTTCTGCTGAAGAGTTAGAACTAGAAATTATAGAACTGTAG
- the hslV gene encoding ATP-dependent protease subunit HslV produces the protein MTTIVSVRRDDKVVIGGDGQVSLGNTVMKGNARKVRRLYNGKVIAGFAGGTADAFTLFERFESKLEMHQGNLTKAAVEMAKDWRSDRALRKLEALLAVADETASLIITGNGDVVQPENDLIAIGSGGNFAQSAATALLENTDLSAREIVEKSLTIAGNICVFTNNFQTIEEL, from the coding sequence ATGACTACAATCGTAAGTGTACGCCGTGATGACAAAGTTGTTATTGGTGGTGACGGCCAAGTATCTCTTGGTAACACAGTAATGAAGGGCAACGCCCGAAAAGTTCGACGCCTTTATAATGGCAAAGTAATCGCTGGGTTTGCTGGCGGTACTGCTGATGCCTTCACCCTTTTCGAACGTTTTGAAAGCAAATTAGAAATGCACCAAGGCAATCTAACTAAAGCGGCTGTAGAAATGGCTAAAGATTGGCGTAGCGATCGTGCCTTACGCAAACTTGAAGCCCTGCTAGCTGTTGCTGATGAAACTGCATCATTGATCATCACTGGTAATGGTGACGTCGTACAACCTGAAAACGACCTGATCGCGATTGGCAGCGGCGGAAATTTTGCACAATCTGCTGCAACCGCCTTATTAGAAAACACCGACTTAAGTGCTCGTGAAATTGTAGAGAAAAGCCTAACAATTGCTGGCAACATCTGTGTATTTACGAATAACTTCCAAACTATCGAAGAATTGTAA
- the metB gene encoding cystathionine gamma-synthase translates to MSEKNKATIAVRSGIEADKQHGAVVPPLYLSTTYSFADFDTKRQYDYGRSGNPNRDILADALTELEGGAKGIITATGMAAVHLTTQLLNSDDTLVIPHDCYGGSYRLFTSLEKRGLLKLEVVDFTKSESLSHILAIKPKQIWIETPSNPILRLTDIKAVTDIAKQCGALVAADNTFLSPALQNPIKFGADIVVHSTTKYINGHSDVVGGAVIAASAELGEELAWWANNIGITGAPFDSYLTLRGLRTLNVRLRQHQENAFAIAQYLESSPFVAQVYYPGLESHPQHALAKAQQLGFGAMVSFDIKGDINDAAAFLTRLNEFSLAESLGGVESLICHPATMTHAGMEATARAEAGVGDTLIRISVGIEDVKDLLTDLDRVFNLVRPGQADNALAAKKGASESFGSAKLNAAHPALW, encoded by the coding sequence ATGAGTGAAAAAAATAAGGCAACAATTGCTGTTCGTAGTGGAATAGAAGCCGACAAACAGCATGGTGCGGTTGTTCCACCGCTTTATTTATCAACAACTTACTCATTTGCTGACTTTGATACCAAGCGTCAATATGATTATGGCCGCAGTGGTAATCCTAATCGTGACATTTTGGCTGATGCGCTCACCGAGCTTGAAGGTGGCGCTAAAGGCATTATTACTGCCACAGGCATGGCGGCAGTTCACTTAACCACTCAGTTATTAAATAGTGACGATACGTTAGTGATCCCCCACGATTGTTATGGTGGCAGTTATCGTTTATTTACTTCACTAGAAAAACGCGGCTTGTTGAAACTTGAAGTGGTCGATTTCACTAAAAGCGAAAGCTTATCGCATATTCTTGCTATTAAACCTAAGCAGATCTGGATTGAAACACCGAGTAATCCAATTTTACGATTAACTGATATTAAAGCAGTTACCGATATTGCTAAGCAGTGTGGTGCACTCGTTGCTGCCGATAACACATTTTTATCGCCAGCTTTGCAAAACCCGATTAAATTTGGTGCAGATATTGTGGTTCACTCAACCACTAAATATATCAATGGTCATTCAGATGTTGTTGGTGGTGCAGTTATTGCGGCGAGCGCTGAGCTTGGTGAAGAACTGGCCTGGTGGGCAAATAATATTGGCATTACTGGGGCGCCATTTGATAGCTATTTAACACTCAGAGGCTTACGTACGTTAAATGTGCGTTTGAGACAACACCAAGAAAACGCATTCGCTATTGCACAGTATTTAGAAAGCTCCCCGTTTGTTGCTCAGGTTTACTATCCAGGTCTTGAATCACACCCGCAACATGCGCTTGCTAAGGCGCAGCAGCTTGGCTTCGGTGCTATGGTCAGTTTTGATATAAAAGGCGATATAAACGATGCGGCCGCGTTTTTAACGCGCTTAAATGAGTTTAGTTTAGCGGAATCATTAGGTGGAGTGGAAAGTTTGATTTGTCACCCTGCAACTATGACCCATGCAGGCATGGAAGCGACTGCACGTGCAGAAGCTGGAGTAGGCGACACGCTTATTCGTATTTCGGTGGGTATTGAAGATGTAAAAGACTTACTTACTGATTTAGACAGAGTATTTAATTTAGTACGCCCAGGACAAGCAGATAACGCGCTAGCTGCAAAAAAGGGTGCTAGTGAGTCATTTGGTTCAGCAAAATTAAACGCGGCGCATCCGGCGTTATGGTAG
- the priA gene encoding primosomal protein N': MRFAEVAIKVPLPRTFDYKVDEQLLPLTQLQPGMRVLVPFGNQRKVAVILNLKADTEVPEGKIKSIIEVIDDSPVLSAQHLELLKFTARYYCYPLGETIHIALPSALRQGECPDKTSINMLTLTDKGALLPSLKAKTQLNLLKQLSASGKSSLTELKALGFNKKTIDSLLAKELIVQTIEHDNQWQHASPTVGTKPRLNKEQAIACTAINQSTGFNSFLLEGVTGSGKTEVYLQCLEEVLKRGEQALVLVPEIGLTPQTVNRFRRRFPDTPIMLWHSALTDNERLQTWRFCEKGSCAIVIGTRSSIFLPFLKLGMIVVDEEHDASFKQQDTLRYHARDLAAYRAYQHNIPLILGSATPALETLHKAINNKYQLLTLSERAQTATDNQFKLLDMKGQPDQAGIAHASLAIMRQHLNKSKQVMVFLNRRGFSPTLICHECGWLSECNRCSTSATFHKAIGQMICHHCGDQYQVPHQCPDCGSTQIFPNGKGTEQIEEFLSTEFKDIPISRIDRDSTRRKGSLEKALDEINQGGARILVGTQMLAKGHHFADVSLVLILDVDSGLYSCDFRATEHLAQLVTQVAGRAGRSGEPGEVLLQTHFPEHPLLQDLVNNGYQDFARFALTERSDAQLPPITSMAIVRAQGHNIKQVVDFLTDLVPVNGVSGIQLLGPIPAPLEKIAGMYRFQLHIQAQDRRILHPYLAQMVDYLSTSKLAQKVRWSLDVDPTDMI; encoded by the coding sequence ATGCGTTTTGCTGAAGTTGCAATAAAAGTCCCCTTACCTCGCACCTTTGATTATAAAGTGGATGAGCAATTACTACCGCTGACTCAATTACAGCCAGGCATGCGCGTACTCGTCCCTTTTGGTAATCAACGAAAAGTAGCGGTTATCCTTAACTTAAAAGCCGATACAGAAGTTCCCGAAGGCAAAATCAAATCTATTATTGAAGTTATTGACGACTCGCCGGTGTTATCTGCGCAACATTTAGAGCTGCTGAAGTTTACTGCACGTTATTATTGTTATCCACTAGGTGAAACTATTCATATTGCACTACCCAGTGCATTGCGCCAAGGTGAATGCCCTGATAAAACCAGTATAAATATGCTGACGTTAACTGATAAAGGGGCGCTTTTACCATCTTTAAAAGCTAAAACACAGCTTAACTTGCTTAAGCAATTATCTGCATCGGGTAAATCATCATTAACGGAACTAAAAGCACTCGGGTTTAATAAAAAGACTATTGATAGCCTGTTGGCAAAAGAGTTGATAGTGCAAACCATTGAACATGACAATCAATGGCAACATGCCTCTCCTACTGTGGGCACTAAGCCTCGCTTAAATAAAGAACAAGCGATTGCTTGCACAGCGATTAATCAAAGCACCGGTTTCAATAGCTTTTTACTTGAAGGTGTCACGGGTAGTGGTAAAACAGAAGTTTACCTACAGTGTCTTGAAGAGGTGTTAAAGCGTGGAGAGCAAGCGTTAGTGCTGGTTCCCGAGATAGGTTTAACCCCACAAACCGTTAATCGTTTTAGGCGCCGCTTCCCCGATACGCCAATTATGCTATGGCATTCAGCGCTCACCGATAACGAGCGTCTGCAAACATGGCGGTTTTGTGAAAAAGGCAGTTGTGCCATCGTTATAGGTACTCGTTCGAGTATTTTTCTGCCCTTTTTAAAACTCGGGATGATTGTGGTTGATGAAGAACATGATGCTTCATTTAAACAACAAGATACTTTACGCTATCATGCACGCGATTTAGCAGCGTATCGCGCATATCAGCATAACATTCCGCTTATTTTAGGCAGTGCTACCCCCGCTTTAGAAACACTGCACAAAGCAATTAATAACAAATACCAGTTACTCACATTAAGTGAGCGAGCACAAACTGCCACCGATAACCAATTTAAGCTTCTCGACATGAAAGGTCAGCCTGATCAAGCAGGTATTGCCCATGCGAGCCTAGCGATAATGCGCCAGCACCTGAATAAAAGTAAGCAGGTAATGGTATTTTTAAACCGCCGTGGTTTTTCGCCTACTTTAATATGTCATGAGTGTGGTTGGTTAAGTGAATGTAATCGCTGCAGCACGAGTGCAACCTTTCATAAAGCCATCGGTCAGATGATTTGCCATCACTGTGGTGACCAATATCAAGTACCGCATCAATGCCCTGATTGTGGTAGCACGCAGATATTTCCTAACGGTAAAGGCACTGAACAAATAGAAGAATTTTTGAGTACTGAATTTAAAGATATCCCGATTAGCCGAATAGACCGCGACTCTACGAGGCGCAAAGGCAGCCTTGAAAAAGCATTGGATGAAATAAACCAAGGTGGCGCACGCATTTTAGTCGGTACGCAAATGCTGGCCAAAGGCCACCACTTTGCGGATGTAAGCTTAGTACTCATTTTAGATGTAGATAGTGGTTTATATTCGTGTGACTTTAGGGCAACAGAACACCTTGCGCAATTAGTGACTCAGGTTGCTGGGCGAGCAGGGCGTTCCGGTGAGCCCGGTGAGGTATTATTACAAACGCACTTTCCTGAGCATCCGTTATTACAGGATTTAGTTAATAATGGCTATCAAGATTTTGCCCGCTTTGCACTTACTGAGCGCAGTGACGCGCAATTGCCGCCCATCACCAGTATGGCGATAGTTCGTGCACAAGGACATAACATTAAGCAAGTCGTCGACTTTCTAACGGATTTGGTTCCTGTCAATGGGGTATCTGGTATACAATTGCTTGGACCAATCCCTGCGCCTTTAGAGAAAATTGCAGGGATGTATCGTTTTCAATTACATATTCAAGCGCAAGATCGACGCATTTTACACCCGTATCTTGCACAAATGGTTGATTATCTCAGCACCAGCAAACTTGCTCAAAAAGTTCGCTGGAGTTTAGACGTAGACCCTACAGACATGATTTAG
- a CDS encoding methyl-accepting chemotaxis protein — MNFLQNLTIKRRLQLNALVVGLAMIVMLCIIIYEARIMLKLNETIQYAEELDIHELSMRKYEKDFLFYKDESSLDLFTKEYKQLQLKLEKLSVLSTDLNIATAQVSQFSALAKQYYDDFQVVVKLQRKIGLHPKDALYGELREAVHSIETLLNEQNNYQLLTTMLQLRRAEKDFMLRLDTKYLDRFNKLAVELKQQVSAADLPNQTRSQLASLMSNYQGKFTALVEAQVALGVDLNSGALGKMRISVKKSDEVVSYITAATKEQVSETANQAQLLAIVIFVIASVIVMALVYLTSRSIIQPIERVYQAIDEIRRNNDLSLFIEHKGKDEVTRMTIDFNSLIGDFKKLIYEVNTALKTLNIATEDLSNTTAATSSGMQEQLHEADMVATAATEMQATIQDISHNTEAAAKKAESTNESALQGQVEVESTIKHINALSDSLVNASGVVSQLEKDGETIGSVLDVIRAIAEQTNLLALNAAIEAARAGEQGRGFAVVADEVRSLAQRTQESTSEIEGIINTLQQRTQEVVSIMHQCRAQGGESATQATKAGELLGSITLDVQTIMEMSTQIAVAIDEQSQVASEVNKNVVRIRDIAQSASEHAANNAQTSEEVSAQARVLHSAIDKYKV; from the coding sequence ATGAATTTTTTACAAAATCTGACGATAAAACGCCGTTTGCAACTAAACGCCCTTGTTGTAGGCTTAGCAATGATTGTCATGCTATGCATCATCATTTATGAAGCACGTATTATGCTTAAATTAAATGAAACAATTCAGTACGCTGAAGAGCTAGATATACATGAGCTTTCGATGCGCAAATATGAGAAAGATTTTTTATTTTATAAAGATGAAAGTAGCTTAGATTTATTCACTAAAGAATACAAACAACTGCAGCTTAAATTAGAAAAGCTATCTGTTTTATCAACAGACTTAAATATTGCCACGGCCCAGGTAAGCCAATTCTCGGCGCTTGCAAAACAATACTATGATGACTTTCAGGTTGTTGTAAAACTGCAACGTAAGATAGGCTTACATCCCAAAGATGCACTTTACGGCGAACTTCGTGAAGCTGTTCACAGTATTGAAACGTTACTCAATGAGCAAAATAATTATCAGCTACTTACTACCATGCTGCAGCTACGCCGTGCTGAAAAAGATTTTATGTTACGCTTGGATACAAAATACCTAGACCGATTTAATAAATTAGCAGTGGAGTTAAAACAGCAAGTAAGCGCCGCCGATTTACCCAATCAGACCCGCAGTCAATTAGCATCGTTAATGAGTAATTACCAAGGTAAATTTACCGCGTTAGTAGAGGCACAGGTAGCACTGGGTGTCGATTTAAATTCGGGCGCCTTGGGTAAAATGAGGATAAGTGTTAAAAAGAGTGATGAAGTGGTTTCTTACATTACAGCTGCCACTAAAGAGCAAGTAAGTGAAACAGCCAATCAAGCACAATTATTAGCAATAGTGATTTTTGTGATTGCCAGTGTGATTGTTATGGCGCTTGTGTACTTAACTAGTCGTTCAATTATTCAGCCTATTGAAAGGGTGTATCAAGCAATAGATGAAATTAGGCGCAATAACGATTTAAGTTTATTTATAGAGCATAAAGGAAAAGATGAAGTAACCAGAATGACCATAGACTTTAATAGTTTAATTGGTGACTTCAAAAAACTAATTTATGAAGTAAATACCGCATTGAAAACGTTAAACATTGCGACTGAAGATTTATCTAACACAACGGCAGCAACTAGCTCAGGAATGCAAGAGCAGTTACATGAAGCCGACATGGTAGCCACCGCTGCGACAGAGATGCAGGCGACAATTCAAGATATTTCACATAATACTGAAGCTGCGGCTAAAAAGGCAGAGTCGACTAACGAGAGTGCCTTACAAGGTCAGGTTGAGGTTGAGTCAACCATTAAGCACATTAATGCGCTATCTGATTCTTTGGTTAATGCTTCAGGAGTGGTGTCACAGCTTGAAAAAGATGGTGAAACTATTGGCTCAGTGCTTGATGTAATTCGTGCTATTGCTGAACAAACTAATTTACTGGCTTTAAATGCGGCTATTGAAGCGGCGAGAGCCGGTGAGCAAGGTCGCGGCTTTGCGGTTGTTGCCGATGAAGTACGTTCACTGGCCCAGCGTACGCAAGAGTCTACTAGCGAGATAGAAGGTATTATTAATACCTTGCAACAGCGCACTCAAGAGGTAGTAAGTATTATGCATCAATGTCGAGCTCAAGGTGGCGAAAGTGCAACACAAGCAACTAAAGCGGGTGAGCTGCTAGGATCTATTACACTTGATGTGCAAACAATTATGGAAATGAGTACACAAATTGCTGTGGCGATTGATGAGCAAAGCCAAGTTGCATCAGAAGTGAATAAAAATGTAGTGCGAATTCGTGATATCGCTCAAAGCGCGTCAGAACATGCGGCTAATAACGCACAAACCAGTGAAGAGGTTTCAGCCCAAGCACGCGTGCTACATAGTGCGATAGATAAATATAAAGTTTAA
- the metJ gene encoding met regulon transcriptional regulator MetJ encodes MAKWNGEYIHPYAEHGKKSEQVKKITVSIPLNVLKVLTDERTRRQINNLRHATNSELLCEAFLHAFTGQPLPNDDDLRKDNAEKVPEEVKKIMQEMGLEVPILNED; translated from the coding sequence ATGGCTAAATGGAATGGTGAATATATTCACCCATATGCAGAACACGGGAAAAAATCCGAACAAGTAAAAAAGATCACCGTTTCGATCCCGCTAAATGTATTAAAGGTATTAACTGATGAACGTACTCGTCGTCAAATAAACAACTTGCGCCATGCAACAAATAGTGAGCTTTTATGCGAAGCATTTTTGCATGCGTTTACAGGGCAACCGCTGCCTAATGATGATGATCTACGTAAAGACAATGCAGAAAAAGTACCTGAAGAGGTGAAGAAGATAATGCAAGAAATGGGACTAGAAGTGCCTATTTTAAATGAAGACTAA
- a CDS encoding malic enzyme-like NAD(P)-binding protein, which translates to MSDFREQALHYHAHPVPGKISIELTKPAETVKDLALAYSPGVAEPVREIAADPANAYKYTGKGNMVAVITNGTAILGLGNLGPLASKPVMEGKALLFKRFAGLDSIDIEVKHRTTEDFINTVANIADTFGGINLEDIKAPECFEIEKALIERCSIPVFHDDQHGTAIVTAAGMLNALEVQGKAIEDAIIVCLGAGAAAVACMELLIKCGALREHIYMLDRKGVIHTRRDDLNEYKQLFANNTDKRTLQDVIEDADVFVGVSGPNLLAADDLKLMADRPVVFACSNPDPEIDPQLAHAARNDLIMATGRSDYPNQVNNVLCFPFIFRGALDVRASEINDEMKIAAVEAIRSIAKEPVPAEVLTAAGIDKLEFGAKYIIPKPMDPRLLPRIAKAVAQAAVDSGVAQIDMPENYMA; encoded by the coding sequence ATGTCAGATTTTCGTGAACAAGCACTACATTACCATGCCCATCCCGTTCCAGGTAAAATCAGTATTGAGCTGACTAAGCCCGCTGAGACGGTTAAAGACCTCGCGCTCGCATACAGCCCAGGTGTTGCAGAACCTGTTCGTGAAATTGCCGCTGATCCAGCAAATGCTTACAAGTATACTGGTAAAGGAAATATGGTTGCGGTTATTACTAACGGCACCGCAATTTTAGGCTTAGGGAATTTAGGCCCACTTGCCTCAAAACCAGTAATGGAAGGCAAAGCATTATTATTTAAACGTTTTGCAGGACTAGACTCAATTGACATTGAAGTTAAGCATCGCACAACCGAAGACTTTATCAACACGGTTGCGAATATTGCAGACACGTTTGGTGGTATCAATTTAGAAGATATTAAAGCACCAGAATGTTTTGAAATAGAAAAAGCACTTATAGAACGTTGCAGCATTCCTGTGTTTCATGATGATCAACATGGTACGGCAATTGTTACGGCTGCGGGTATGCTAAATGCATTAGAAGTACAAGGCAAAGCAATTGAAGATGCGATTATCGTATGTTTAGGTGCTGGTGCCGCAGCTGTTGCCTGTATGGAGCTTTTAATTAAGTGTGGCGCCTTACGTGAACATATTTATATGTTAGACCGTAAAGGGGTTATTCATACACGTCGTGATGACTTAAATGAATATAAGCAATTATTTGCAAACAATACGGATAAACGTACTTTACAAGATGTAATTGAAGATGCCGATGTGTTTGTTGGTGTATCAGGCCCAAATTTATTAGCCGCCGATGATTTAAAATTAATGGCTGACCGCCCAGTTGTATTTGCATGTTCAAACCCCGATCCTGAAATTGATCCGCAATTAGCACATGCTGCACGCAACGATCTTATTATGGCGACCGGCCGCTCTGATTATCCGAACCAAGTTAACAACGTACTTTGTTTTCCATTTATTTTCCGTGGTGCATTAGATGTACGCGCAAGTGAAATAAACGATGAAATGAAAATAGCTGCTGTAGAGGCAATTCGCAGTATTGCTAAAGAGCCAGTACCGGCTGAAGTACTGACTGCTGCTGGCATCGATAAATTAGAGTTTGGTGCAAAATATATTATACCAAAACCTATGGATCCGCGCTTATTGCCTCGTATCGCCAAAGCGGTTGCTCAAGCTGCAGTTGATTCGGGTGTGGCACAAATTGATATGCCAGAGAACTACATGGCGTAA
- a CDS encoding SPOR domain-containing protein, producing the protein MAQHDYINKKPKNRKNTKQEPAKKPFPLLLTLIALLLVGGFAYGLWFVKNNADPDLVEKQANPTPEKQVEIAKPRPPKFIKEIKEHEIQVEVKELEQKGPYVMQCGSFKTHQQAETLKAKIAFAGLISEIKKTTGTNGIWYKVRLGPYETKRQAESDKNKLKRINIVGCGIWGWT; encoded by the coding sequence ATGGCACAGCACGATTATATTAATAAAAAACCAAAAAATAGAAAAAACACCAAACAAGAACCGGCTAAAAAACCCTTTCCGCTGTTATTAACCCTAATTGCACTATTGCTCGTCGGTGGTTTCGCATACGGACTCTGGTTTGTTAAAAATAATGCCGATCCTGATCTTGTTGAAAAACAGGCAAATCCAACACCTGAAAAGCAAGTAGAAATAGCTAAACCGCGGCCACCTAAATTTATTAAAGAAATTAAAGAACATGAAATTCAAGTTGAAGTAAAAGAACTTGAACAAAAAGGCCCGTATGTTATGCAATGTGGCTCATTTAAAACGCATCAACAAGCAGAAACCTTAAAGGCTAAAATAGCCTTTGCAGGGCTAATTTCAGAGATCAAAAAAACCACAGGTACCAATGGTATTTGGTATAAAGTCCGTTTAGGACCTTATGAAACCAAGCGCCAAGCAGAAAGTGATAAGAACAAACTGAAACGAATTAATATCGTTGGCTGCGGAATTTGGGGCTGGACTTGA